A window of the Cloacibacillus sp. An23 genome harbors these coding sequences:
- a CDS encoding heavy metal translocating P-type ATPase — protein MNRKQKKMLARIAAAFALMAGLHFVPAEGGTRFAFYLVPYLIVGYDILIKAAKGIRNRQLFDENFLMAVATVGAIALALYGRSGDYTEAVAVMLFYQVGELFQSYAVGKSRRNISELMDIRPDYANIEKDGALEKVDPDEVGIGSFIVVQPGEKVPIDGVVAEGTSSLNTSALTGESVPRDVKQGDEIISGCINMTGVLKIRTTKEFGESTVSKILDLVENASSRKSKSENFITKFARVYTPAVCGAALVLAVLPPLVRIFGMGLPAEWDQWIYRALTFLVISCPCALVISIPLSFFAGIGGASREGVLVKGSNYLETLSQTKIVVFDKTGTLTKGVFEVNAVHHNEMAEKKLIEYAALVESSSSHPISKSLQRAYGKEIDRSRVTNIKETSGEGVTANVDGVPVAAGNAKLMERLGVSYINCHSVGTIIHMAVNGEYAGHIVISDVVKPHSKEAIAALKASGVRQTVMLTGDMKSVASQVAETLGIDQFYAELLPADKVEKVEELLKTKSNKEKLAFVGDGINDAPVLRRADIGVAMGAMGSDAAIEAADVVLMDDDPLKISTAIKISRKCLGIVYQNIVFAIGVKLICLILGALGIANMWLAIFADVGVMILAVLNAIRALFVKNL, from the coding sequence ATGAATAGGAAACAGAAGAAAATGCTGGCGCGTATCGCCGCGGCGTTCGCGCTGATGGCCGGTTTGCATTTCGTCCCCGCGGAGGGGGGGACGCGCTTCGCGTTCTATCTCGTCCCGTATCTCATAGTAGGTTACGACATTCTGATTAAGGCGGCGAAGGGGATTAGGAACCGCCAGCTCTTCGACGAAAATTTCTTGATGGCGGTCGCAACAGTGGGTGCCATCGCGCTTGCGCTGTACGGCAGGAGCGGCGATTATACCGAGGCGGTCGCGGTCATGCTCTTCTATCAGGTCGGCGAATTGTTCCAGAGCTACGCGGTCGGCAAGAGCCGCCGCAATATCAGCGAGCTGATGGACATCCGCCCGGACTACGCGAACATAGAGAAGGACGGCGCGCTTGAAAAGGTCGATCCGGACGAGGTCGGCATCGGGAGCTTCATCGTCGTTCAGCCCGGCGAGAAGGTGCCCATAGACGGCGTGGTCGCGGAAGGAACGTCGAGCCTCAACACGAGCGCGCTGACTGGCGAGAGCGTGCCGCGCGACGTGAAGCAGGGCGACGAGATAATCAGCGGCTGCATCAATATGACGGGCGTGCTGAAGATACGGACGACGAAGGAGTTCGGAGAATCGACGGTATCGAAGATACTCGACCTCGTCGAGAACGCCAGCTCGCGCAAGTCGAAGTCCGAGAACTTCATCACGAAATTCGCGCGCGTCTATACTCCGGCTGTCTGCGGCGCGGCTCTGGTCCTCGCGGTTCTGCCGCCGCTCGTCCGAATCTTCGGCATGGGGCTGCCGGCGGAGTGGGACCAGTGGATATACCGTGCTCTGACGTTCCTCGTCATAAGCTGTCCCTGCGCTTTGGTCATAAGCATTCCGCTTTCTTTCTTCGCCGGCATCGGCGGCGCCAGCAGGGAAGGCGTGCTCGTCAAGGGCTCGAACTATCTTGAGACGCTGTCGCAGACGAAGATAGTCGTTTTCGACAAGACGGGGACTCTGACGAAGGGCGTGTTTGAAGTCAACGCGGTCCACCATAACGAAATGGCTGAGAAGAAGCTCATAGAATACGCCGCTCTGGTGGAAAGCTCTTCGTCGCACCCGATAAGCAAGAGCCTTCAGCGCGCCTACGGCAAGGAGATAGACCGCTCGCGCGTCACCAATATAAAGGAAACGAGCGGCGAGGGCGTGACGGCGAACGTCGACGGCGTGCCGGTCGCGGCCGGCAACGCGAAGCTGATGGAGCGCCTCGGAGTGTCATATATCAACTGCCATTCCGTCGGCACCATCATACACATGGCGGTAAACGGCGAATACGCCGGACACATCGTCATCTCCGACGTGGTGAAGCCGCACTCGAAAGAAGCCATAGCCGCGCTCAAGGCGTCTGGCGTGCGGCAGACGGTGATGCTTACCGGCGATATGAAGTCCGTGGCTTCCCAGGTCGCGGAGACTCTCGGCATTGACCAGTTTTACGCGGAGCTGCTGCCGGCGGACAAGGTGGAGAAGGTCGAAGAGCTGCTTAAGACGAAGTCCAACAAGGAAAAGCTGGCCTTCGTGGGCGACGGCATAAACGACGCCCCGGTGCTGCGCCGCGCCGACATAGGCGTAGCGATGGGCGCGATGGGCTCCGACGCTGCCATAGAGGCGGCGGACGTGGTGCTTATGGACGACGACCCGCTGAAAATTTCGACGGCGATTAAAATCTCACGCAAATGTCTCGGAATCGTCTATCAGAACATAGTCTTCGCCATCGGCGTAAAGCTGATATGCCTCATCCTCGGCGCGCTGGGCATAGCCAACATGTGGCTCGCGATATTCGCCGACGTCGGCGTCATGATACTGGCCGTGCTCAACGCGATACGCGCGCTTTTCGTTAAAAATTTGTAA
- a CDS encoding cation transporter: MKKTYKIDVDCANCANKMEEAAQRTAGVKNASVNFMTLKMNVEFEDGADNKAVMQEVLKNCKKVDDDCEIYL; the protein is encoded by the coding sequence ATGAAGAAAACATATAAAATCGACGTCGACTGCGCCAATTGCGCAAACAAAATGGAAGAGGCCGCGCAGAGGACTGCGGGCGTGAAGAACGCTTCCGTCAATTTTATGACTTTGAAGATGAACGTCGAGTTCGAGGACGGGGCCGACAACAAGGCCGTTATGCAGGAAGTCCTTAAGAACTGCAAAAAAGTTGATGACGACTGCGAGATATATCTTTAG